One genomic window of Gossypium hirsutum isolate 1008001.06 chromosome D11, Gossypium_hirsutum_v2.1, whole genome shotgun sequence includes the following:
- the LOC107913234 gene encoding DNA polymerase alpha catalytic subunit — translation MDFDRPIDQPTDTGGRRRGRGAEAEKRAGALERLRALRQGGRRSDASVPAYLVKLDEPVFDNCDEDAYQEIVNKRRKEAEDFIENDDEYGDFGYGDDGNEVDWTQASHYLSSDDEGSDGGRYSRKKKVEKKEKKENNNNNSSRVSKSSASLSAAAAMMGKQRVSSMFTSSAFNKRGKETDKVKCESIVDDVIRQFAPDESDREHRRRGQNSQLTSVRPSKVAPSVVTSVKSEGELVSEGLNELVEKYPSNNEEAVVESSEIEVDKVEPEVELKVEIVEEKKEEKEGSVLKLNAKISEEKKDEALSATAGWKAVKGDGNGNVNGSVEGINGFTGEGQSEFELDVDGSMPFYILDAHEEFYGANMGTLYLFGKVKVRSGYQSCCVVVKNIQRCVYAIPVSSIFHNEDIVKLEKDAEESKISLSSFQSKLHDMASELKNEVANHLLNLNVSGFTMAPVKRRYAFERSDVPVGENYVLKINYPFKDPPLPSDLKGEKFCALLGTHNSALELFLVKRKVKGPSWLSVSKFSACPAPQRVSWCKYEIFVDSPKDIKVSSSSKKTTEIPPIVVSAINLKTIINERQNVNEIVSASIICCHRAKIDTPMLASEWKKPGLLSHFTVVRKLDGGIFPMGFTKEVTDRNSKAGSNVLVSESSERALLNRLVIELYKLDSDVLVGHNISGFDLDVLLHRAQACKVPSSMWSKVGRLKRSVMPRLTKGSTIYGSGASPGIMSCIAGRLLCDTCLCSRDLLKEVSYSLTQLSKTQLNKDRKEITPQDIPQMFQTSELLMELIEYGETDAWLSMELMFHLSVLPLTRQLTNISGNLWGKTLQGARAQRVEYLLLHAFHAKKYIVPDKFSSHTKGTKVAKRRINHGVENGNRDEVDNNDMNFEEETHSERGKGKKGPAYAGGLVLEPKRGLYDKYVLLLDFNSLYPSIIQEYNICFTTVERFPDGLIRRLPSSKTAGVLPELLKNLVQRRRMVKSWMKNASGIKVQQLDIQQQALKLTANSMYGCLGFSNSRFYAKPLAELITQQGREILQSTVDLVQNNLNLEVIYGDTDSIMVYSGLDDIAKAKAIAGKVIQEVNKKYRCLEIDLDGLYKRMLLLKKKKYAAVKVQFKDGMTYEVIERKGLDMVRRDWSLLSKELGDFCLAQILSGGSCEDVVESIHNSLMKVQEEMRNGQVELQKYIITKTLTKPPEAYPDAKNQPHVQVALRMKQSGYSTGCSAGDTIPYIICCEQGTSSSNSTGIAYRARHPDELKKDEGKWMIDIDYYLSQQIHPVVSRLCASIQGTSPERLADCLGLDSSKFQSKSSVAVSNDTANTLLFAVDDEERYRGCEPLTLSCPSCSATFTCPAVFSSIHTIGEKPKKMQQEESTSNFWLTLRCPQCPEEGDMGRMSPGMIANQVKRQVDGFISMYYRGLMTCDDETCKHTTRSLNLRLFGDSEKGTVCPNYPRCNGHLVRKYTEADLYKQLAYFCYLLDTSRCIEKMDTSARIAVEKELAKVRPVVDLAASTVKRIRDRCAFGWVQINDLIVTF, via the exons ATGGACTTTGATAGGCCGATTGATCAGCCTACAGACACTGGAGGTCGCCGCCGTGGCCGAGGAGCGGAGGCGGAGAAGCGTGCGGGAGCGCTAGAACGCTTAAGAGCCTTACGCCAGGGCGGGCGTCGCTCTGACGCCTCTGTGCCTGCTTACTTGGTCAAGCTCGATGAACCGGTGTTTGATAACTGCGATGAAGATGCTTACCAGGAGATCGTGAACAAGCGGCGAAAAGAGGCTGAAGATTTCATTGAGAACGACGATGAATATGGAGACTTTGGCTATGGAGATGACGGGAATGAAGTTGACTGGACTCAGGCGAGTCATTATCTGTCGTCCGATGATGAAGGGTCCGACGGCGGAAGATACTCGAGGAAAAAAAAGGttgagaaaaaggaaaagaaggaaaataacaacaataatagtaGCAGAGTAAGCAAAAGTAGCGCTTCATTGTCGGCGGCGGCGGCAATGATGGGGAAACAGAGGGTCTCTTCGATGTTTACTTCATCGGCCTTTAATAAGAGGGGTAAAGAAACTGACAAGGTAAAATGCGAAAGTATTGTTGATGATGTGATCAGGCAGTTTGCCCCTGATGAATCTGATAGGGAACATCGTAGACGAGGCCAAAACAGTCAATTGACTTCTGTTAGGCCCTCCAAAGTGGCTCCCTCGGTGGTAACTTCTGTTAAGAGTGAAGGTGAGTTAGTTTCTGAAGGATTGAATGAACTTGTTGAGAAGTATCCTTCGAACAATGAAGAAGCAGTTGTGGAATCTAGTGAAATCGAGGTTGACAAAGTGGAGCCTGAGGTTGAATTGAAAGTGGAGATTGTGGAggagaagaaagaagagaaagaggGGAGTGTGCTTAAATTAAATGCGAAGATCTCAGAGGAGAAGAAGGACGAGGCTTTGAGTGCAACGGCTGGATGGAAGGCAGTGAAGGGTGATGGGAATGGCAATGTGAATGGATCTGTGGAAGGTATCAATGGGTTTACTGGTGAAGGGCAGTCAGAGTTTGAGCTTGATGTGGATGGCTCGATGCCATTTTATATACTTGATGCTCACGAGGAGTTTTATGGTGCTAATATGGGTACTCTTTATCTCTTTGGCAAG GTCAAAGTACGGAGTGGATACCAAAGTTGTTGTGTGGTTGTAAAGAATATTCAGAGATGTGTTTATGCAATCCCGGTCAGTTCAATATTTCACAATGAAGATATTGTGAAACTTGAGAAGGATGCAGAAGAATCAAAGATTTCACTTTCTAGTTTCCAATCGAAGTTGCAT GATATGGCATCAGAGTTGAAGAATGAAGTTGCAAACCACTTATTAAACCTTAATGTTTCAGGTTTTACCATGGCGCCTGTTAAG AGGCGATATGCTTTTGAGAGATCAGATGTGCCTGTTGGAGAGAATTATGTCCTCAAAATTAACTACCCATTCAAG GATCCACCACTTCCATCAGATTTAAAGGGAGAAAAGTTCTGTGCTCTGCTTGGAACTCACAACAG TGCATTGGAGCTTTTCCTTGTTAAAAGGAAGGTGAAAGGGCCTTCTTGGCTGTCAGTTTCTAAATTTTCTGCTTGTCCAGCTCCTCAGAGG GTCAGCTGGTGCAAGTATGAGATTTTTGTTGATTCTCCCAAAGACATTAAGGTTTCATCTTCATCTAAGAAAACAACGGAAATTCCTCCTATTGTTGTTTCAGCCATAAATTTGAAGACTATCATCAATGAGAGGCagaatgtaaatgaaatagtCTCAGCATCCATTATTTGCTGTCACAGGGCTAAG ATAGACACTCCTATGTTGGCTTCAGAATGGAAGAAACCTGGTTTACTGAGCCACTTTACTGTTGTCCGCAAACTTGATGGAGGCATTTTTCCTATGGGGTTTACCAAAGAGGTGACAGATAGAAACTCAAAAGCTGGATCAAATGTTTTAGTCTCTGAGAGCAG TGAAAGAGCTCTATTAAATCGGCTGGTGATTGAGTTATACAAGTTAGACAGTGATGTTCTTGTTGGGCATAATATATCTGGCTTTGACTTGGATGTTCTCCTGCATAGAGCCCAG GCTTGCAAAGTGCCAAGCAGCATGTGGTCCAAAGTTGGCCGTCTGAAGCGTTCTGTGATGCCCAGGTTAACAAAAGGGAGCACCATCTATGGGTCTGGAGCCAGCCCTGGGATCATGTCATGCATTGCTGGTCGCCTTTTATGTGATACATGTTTGTGTTCCCGTGACTTGTTAAAAGAG GTTAGCTATTCTTTGACGCAACTGTCAAAGACTCAGCTCAACAAAGACCGCAAGGAGATCACTCCTCAAGATATTCCCCAAATGTTCCAAACATCTGAATTGCTCATGGAACTT ATTGAATATGGTGAGACTGATGCATGGTTATCTATGGAACTAATGTTTCATCTAAGTGTTCTTCCCCTTACCCGCCAGCTGACAAATATCAGTGGTAATCTCTGGGGAAAAACCCTCCAG GGTGCTAGGGCACAAAGAGTAGAGTATCTTTTGTTGCATGCATTTCATGCAAAAAAGTACATTGTCCCAGACAAGTTTTCATCTCACACGAAGGGAACAAAAGTTGCAAAAAGGAGAATTAATCATGGTGTTGAGAATGGAAATAGGGATGAGGTGGATAACAATGATATGAATTTTGAAGAGGAAACTCACAGTGAACGTGGAAAAGGCAAAAAAGGTCCTGCCTATGCAGGTGGACTGGTTTTGGAGCCAAAAAGAGGACTATATGACAAATATGTATTGTTGCTGGATTTCAATAGCCTTTACCCTTCCATTATTCAG GAATACAATATATGCTTCACAACTGTTGAAAGATTTCCTGATGGATTAATTCGTCGTTTGCCGTCTAGTAAAACAGCTGGGGTTCTACCTGAG TTGCTGAAAAATTTGGTTCAGAGAAGGAGAATGGTAAAGTCATGGATGAAAAATGCATCTGGTATCAAGGTTCAGCAACTTGATATTCAGCAGCAAGCACTAAAGCTCACTGCAAATAG TATGTATGGATGCCTTGGATTTTCCAATTCGAGATTTTACGCAAAACCTCTTGCAGAGCTTATAACACAACAG GGAAGGGAGATTCTACAAAGTACTGTTGATCTTGTTcagaataatttaaatttagag GTCATCTATGGTGATACAGATTCTATTATGGTTTATAGTGGATTGGATGATATTGCAAAAGCAAAAGCAATTGCAGGAAAAGTCATCCAGGAG GTGAACAAAAAATATAGGTGCCTAGAAATTGACCTTGATGGTCTGTACAAGAGGATGTTGCTTCTGAAGAAGAAAAAGTATGCAGCTGTGAAGGTGCAATTCAAGGATGGGATGACATATGAG GTTATTGAGCGGAAAGGTCTTGATATGGTTCGTCGTGACTGGAGCTTACTGTCAAAGGAATTGGGCGACTTCTGTCTTGCTCAAATCTTGTCTGGAGG GTCTTGTGAAGATGTCGTTGAATCAATACATAACTCTCTCATGAAG GTGCAAGAAGAAATGAGGAACGGACAAGTAGAACTTCAGAAGTACATTATTACAAAGACATTGACTAAACCACCAGAAGCCTACCCAGATGCCAAAAATCAACCTCATGTTCAG GTGGCTCTCAGAATGAAGCAAAGTGGTTATTCTACTGGTTGCTCGGCTGGTGATACTATTCCATATATAATTTGCTGTGAACAG GGGACTAGTTCAAGCAATTCAACAGGGATAGCTTACCGTGCAAGGCATCCTGATGAGTTGAAAAAAGATGAAGGGAAATGGATGATTGACATTGATTACTACTTGTCACAGCAGATCCATCCAGTTGTATCTCGATTATGTGCTTCAATACAAGGGACTAGCCCAGAGCGGTTGGCTGATTGTTTAGGACTTGACTCATCAAAG TTCCAAAGTAAATCAAGTGTAGCTGTCAGCAATGACACCGCTAATACTCTCTTATTTGCCGTAGATGATGAGGAGAG ATATCGGGGATGTGAGCCACTGACATTGTCGTGTCCGAGCTGTTCAGCCACTTTTACCTGTCCTGCTGTATTCAGCTCCATTCATACAATTGGTGAGAAACCAAAAAAAATGCAACAAGAGGAATCTACTAGCAATTTCTGGCTAACGTTGCGCTGCCCCCAATGTCCAGAAGAAGGTGACATGGGTAGAATGTCTCCTGGGATGATAGCAAACCAg GTCAAACGACAAGTGGATGGGTTTATTTCAATGTACTACAGAGGCTTAATGACG TGTGATGATGAAACTTGCAAACACACTACACGAAGTCTCAACCTGCGGCTGTTTGGTGATTCTGAGAAAGGAACAGTTTGTCCAAACTACCCCCGCTGTAATGGGCATCTAGTGAGAAAG TACACGGAAGCAGATCTATACAAGCAACTTGCTTATTTCTGTTATCTCTTGGATACCTCACGCTGCATAGAAAAG ATGGATACAAGTGCGAGGATAGCAGTAGAGAAAGAGTTGGCTAAGGTTCGGCCAGTGGTTGATTTGGCAGCATCCACAGTTAAAAGAATTAGAGACCGATGTGCCTTTGGTTGGGTGCAGATAAATGACCTCATTGTCACGTTTtga
- the LOC107913236 gene encoding nicotinate phosphoribosyltransferase 2 translates to MEAKTNGPSVNAGRVMDGPTNPMVTPLLTDLYQFTMAYAYWKAGKHNDRAVFDLYFRKNPFGGEFTVFAGLEECIKLIANFELTEEEISFICETLPGSCEEGFVKYLRNIDCSDVEVYAISEGTVVFPKVPLLRVEGPVAVVQLLETPVLNLVNFASLVATNAARHRLVAGKSKMLLEFGLRRAQGPDGAISASKYCYIGGFDATSNVAAGRLFGIPLRGTHSHAFVSSFMSPDEILERSLHRSDGSSTCEDFVSLVQSWLSKIQWAKALGNTVGETNQSELAAFTSYALAFPNNFLALVDTYDVMRSGVPNFCAVALALNDLGYKSVGIRLDSGDLAYLSGEARKIFQIIEKEFGLPGFGKTSITASNDLNEETLDALNKQGHEVDCYGIGTYLVTCYAQAALGCVFKLVEINNQPRIKLSEDVSKVSIPCKKRCYRLYGREGYSLVDIMTGENEPCPKVGERILCRHPFNESKRAYVVPQRVEELLKCYWPGKSGKVREELPALKDIRDHCIKQLEQMRPDHIRRLNPTPYKVSVSAKLYDFIHFLWLNEAPVGELQ, encoded by the exons ATGGAAGCGAAAACGAACGGACCGAGTGTGAATGCGGGTCGGGTTATGGACGGGCCGACGAATCCGATGGTCACTCCTCTTTTAACCGATCTTTATCAGTTCACCATGGCTTACGCTTATTGGAAAGCTGGCAAACACAACGACCGAGCCGt GTTCGATCTATATTTTCGAAAGAATCCATTTGGTGGTGAATTTACAGTGTTTGCTGGTTTGGAAGAATGCATAAAGCTCATTGCTAATTTCGAGTTAACCGAGGAAGAGATTTCCTTCATCTGTGAAACCTTGCCTGGTTCATGTGAG GAAGGCTTTGTCAAGTATCTAAGAAATATTGACTGTTCTGATGTTGAAGTTTATGCTATTTCGGAGGGAACAGTTGTTTTCCCAAAGGTGCCCCTGCTTCGAGTTGAAGGACCAGTTGCT gTGGTTCAATTGTTGGAGACTCCAGTTCTGAATCTTGTAAATTTTGCGTCCTTGGTGGCTACAAATGCGGCTAGACACAGACTTGTTGCTGGAAAATCTAAAATGTTGCTTGAGTTCGGGCTTCGACGAGCTCAG GGACCTGATGGCGCTATTTCAGCATCAAAGTATTGTTATATTGGAGGCTTTGATGCTACAAG CAATGTTGCTGCTGGGAGGTTATTCGGGATACCTCTTCGTGGGACACATTCCCATGCTTTTGTTAGCTCATTTATG AGCCCTGATGAGATCCTAGAGAGATCACTGCATAGGTCTGATGGTTCAAGTACTTGTGAGGACTTTGTCAGTCTTGTTCAGTCATGGTTAAGCAAAATACAG TGGGCAAAGGCACTTGGTAACACTGTTGGTGAGACCAATCAGAGTGAATTAGCAGCTTTCACCTCATATGCCTTGGCGTTTCCTAACAACTTCCTTGCTCTTGTAGATACATATGAT GTAATGAGGAGTGGAGTCCCCAACTTTTGTGCAGTTGCTTTGGCACTTAATGACTTGGG GTATAAATCAGTTGGCATTAGATTGGACTCTGGTGACCTAGCATACTTGTCTGGTGAAGCCCGAAAGATCTTTCAAATAATTGAAAAAGAATTTGGGCTGCCCGGTTTTGGAAAGACAAGCATTACTGCTAGTAATGATTTGAATGAGGAAACTCTTGACGCACTAAACAAGCAG GGTCATGAGGTGGATTGTTATGGAATAGGAACCTATTTGGTCACTTGCTATGCTCAAGCAGCTTTAGGTTGTGTTTTCAAGCTTGTTGAGATCAATAATCAGCCACGCATCAAACTTTCAGAGGATGTATCCAAG GTCTCTATACCATGCAAAAAACGATGTTACAGGTTATATGGAAGGGAAGGATATTCGCTGGTAGATATAATGACAGGGGAAAATGAACCATGTCCAAAG GTGGGAGAACGTATTCTATGTCGCCACCCTTTTAATGAATCCAAAAGAGCATATGTAGTACCACAGCGCGTGGAAGAGCTTCTGAAGTGTTACTGGCCTGGGAAGTCAG GTAAAGTAAGAGAAGAGTTACCAGCTCTCAAGGATATTAGGGACCATTGCATCAAACAGCTTGAGCAAATGAGGCCTGATCACATTAGGAGATTAAACCCCACACCATACAAG GTGAGTGTAAGTGCAAAACTGTATGATTTCATCCATTTTCTATGGCTGAATGAGGCACCTGTTGGGGAGCTGCAGTGA